In a genomic window of Bernardetia sp.:
- a CDS encoding amidohydrolase family protein: MQTTPNTHNPNTPDTVQKKQEIFTPSSNLFTIDIHTHILPERLPNLRERYGYGGFIHLEHHKPCCARMMMDDRFFREVEDNCWSAEKRMQECNHQHVDVQVLSTVPVMFGYWAKPEHTWDLSKMLNEHIAGIVRDYPDRFVGLGTIPMQAPDLAIKEMERCVKELGLAGVEIGSHIMDWNLDAPELFPVFEAAAELGASIFVHPWDMMGTSKMPKYWLPWLVGMPAETSLAICSMIFGGVFEKLPNLKVAFAHGGGSFPATIGRIQHGFDVRPDLCAVDNPIAPKDYLGKFYLDSLVHSPEMLDYIVNLMGANRVCLGTDYPFPLGELQPGKLIHSMDYDDKKKEQLLSGSALEWLGLKKSDFAFMQSWDVG; encoded by the coding sequence ATGCAAACCACGCCCAACACACACAATCCGAATACGCCAGACACAGTACAGAAAAAACAAGAAATATTTACGCCTTCATCTAATCTTTTTACCATAGATATTCATACACACATTCTGCCTGAACGTCTGCCTAACTTGCGTGAACGTTATGGCTATGGAGGTTTTATTCACTTAGAACATCACAAACCTTGCTGTGCTAGAATGATGATGGACGACCGTTTTTTTCGTGAAGTAGAGGATAACTGTTGGTCGGCAGAAAAGAGAATGCAAGAGTGTAATCATCAGCACGTAGATGTACAGGTGCTTTCTACTGTTCCTGTGATGTTTGGGTATTGGGCAAAGCCAGAACATACGTGGGATTTATCAAAAATGCTAAACGAACATATTGCAGGGATTGTGAGGGATTATCCAGACCGTTTTGTGGGTTTGGGAACAATTCCTATGCAAGCACCAGATTTAGCAATAAAAGAAATGGAAAGGTGTGTAAAAGAACTAGGACTAGCAGGCGTAGAGATTGGTTCTCATATTATGGATTGGAATTTGGATGCGCCAGAACTTTTTCCTGTTTTTGAGGCAGCAGCAGAACTGGGAGCCTCTATTTTTGTGCATCCGTGGGATATGATGGGAACGAGTAAAATGCCTAAATATTGGCTGCCGTGGCTGGTTGGAATGCCTGCCGAGACGAGCCTAGCCATCTGTTCTATGATTTTTGGAGGTGTATTTGAAAAACTACCGAATCTTAAAGTTGCCTTTGCTCACGGTGGTGGTTCTTTTCCTGCTACAATTGGGCGCATCCAACACGGTTTTGATGTACGTCCAGATTTGTGTGCTGTCGATAATCCGATTGCTCCAAAAGACTATCTAGGAAAATTCTATTTAGATTCTTTGGTACACAGTCCTGAAATGCTAGATTATATTGTCAATCTGATGGGAGCAAATCGTGTGTGTTTGGGAACAGATTATCCATTTCCATTAGGCGAGCTACAACCCGGAAAACTGATTCATTCGATGGATTATGACGATAAGAAAAAAGAACAACTCCTTAGTGGTTCTGCCTTAGAGTGGCTCGGACTGAAAAAATCTGACTTTGCTTTTATGCAATCTTGGGATGTGGGGTAG
- a CDS encoding DUF2157 domain-containing protein has protein sequence MFFNLKGSRQFREEIEGWVKEDIISSTQAEQLSQKYELPKLGEAPPFYKDSSFILKAVAILIGVAGLMLVIAQNWDDLPIVARMLTGLIPLFAAYAWGFWKIQQNDEQTAELAFLLASLLFGVNIMLQAQIFHISSYFPNGVLWWILGTVPTMLYFRSKIIAIIFHGLFILWISLQMEYMQFSVWLPILMLVFGYMLYIRPNVLLLVGIFVSLYLGVMNSVSAIYQERFFRVVDEGYYMFGLSYLLFFLGVFSFLKDKYSETIQRNIQNLLRFAFVFVLFLFTFRDVVEEITGERGIKSFIYGDSEINYLVVGIMVLISIAVYAYSVFIKEKKINFKTVFPLALLVILSFPLLSTGTSDKALAIFYNIVLLGLSIWKIYDGIQHQQKGDFMTGIFYLLMLALARYFDLFENYVITGILFIVLGLGLYFINNFWNKKFSQAK, from the coding sequence ATGTTTTTCAATCTAAAAGGTTCAAGGCAATTCCGAGAGGAAATAGAAGGTTGGGTCAAGGAAGATATTATCTCTTCAACCCAAGCCGAACAACTTTCTCAAAAATACGAACTACCAAAACTGGGAGAAGCTCCTCCTTTTTATAAAGATTCTAGTTTTATCTTGAAGGCTGTAGCTATTCTTATTGGTGTGGCTGGTCTGATGCTCGTTATTGCTCAAAACTGGGACGATTTGCCTATCGTTGCTAGAATGCTGACAGGACTTATTCCACTTTTTGCTGCTTACGCTTGGGGTTTTTGGAAAATACAACAAAATGATGAACAGACGGCTGAACTAGCTTTTTTACTCGCTTCGCTTCTTTTTGGCGTAAATATTATGTTGCAGGCACAGATATTTCATATCTCATCTTATTTTCCAAATGGTGTTTTGTGGTGGATATTAGGAACTGTTCCTACAATGCTCTATTTCAGAAGTAAAATTATTGCCATTATTTTTCATGGTTTGTTTATTCTTTGGATTTCTCTGCAAATGGAATATATGCAGTTTTCAGTGTGGCTGCCTATTTTAATGCTTGTCTTTGGTTATATGCTTTATATTCGTCCGAATGTACTTTTACTTGTTGGAATATTTGTTAGTTTATATTTAGGCGTAATGAACAGTGTTTCAGCTATTTATCAAGAACGTTTTTTCAGAGTTGTAGATGAAGGCTATTATATGTTTGGACTTAGTTATCTGTTGTTTTTCTTAGGAGTATTTTCATTCTTGAAAGACAAGTATTCAGAAACTATTCAGAGAAATATTCAAAATCTGCTGCGTTTTGCTTTTGTGTTTGTGCTGTTTTTATTCACTTTTAGAGATGTTGTGGAAGAAATTACTGGTGAGCGTGGCATCAAAAGTTTCATCTATGGAGACTCTGAAATAAATTATTTAGTGGTTGGAATTATGGTCTTGATTTCGATAGCCGTTTATGCCTATTCAGTATTTATCAAAGAGAAAAAAATCAATTTTAAGACAGTTTTTCCATTAGCACTTTTGGTTATACTCTCATTCCCTTTATTATCCACAGGAACATCTGATAAGGCTTTAGCTATTTTCTATAACATTGTTTTGCTGGGTTTATCCATTTGGAAAATATATGATGGCATTCAACATCAACAAAAAGGCGATTTTATGACAGGTATTTTTTATCTCTTGATGTTGGCACTTGCTCGTTATTTTGATTTGTTTGAAAACTACGTCATCACAGGTATTTTATTTATTGTCTTAGGACTCGGACTATATTTTATCAACAACTTTTGGAATAAAAAATTTAGCCAAGCAAAATAA
- a CDS encoding GDYXXLXY domain-containing protein, which produces MKNKSLIYFVILFQVLVLGGMFAKAFYPMMVGTPIKLKVLPIDPRDLFRGNYVNLQYDFSQMNLDSLQHNLDSATLSTLTYGDELFIELALDDNKEFYKTVGVWTKAEKKSNPKNVLIKGTREKDTFSFWSKNYNYIRVSAGVESFFTKKDNALDLEDKMRRNWSFDENKEEYVVWSEIYVTEEGAARMSNIDFRKK; this is translated from the coding sequence ATGAAGAATAAATCATTAATATATTTTGTCATACTTTTTCAAGTATTAGTACTAGGAGGAATGTTTGCTAAAGCATTTTATCCGATGATGGTCGGAACGCCTATCAAATTAAAAGTTCTACCAATTGACCCTCGTGATTTGTTTAGAGGAAATTATGTCAATCTACAATACGACTTTAGTCAGATGAACTTAGATTCTCTACAACACAACTTAGATTCAGCAACACTTTCCACACTTACGTATGGCGATGAGCTTTTTATAGAACTTGCCTTAGATGACAACAAGGAATTTTATAAAACAGTTGGAGTTTGGACAAAAGCAGAGAAAAAATCAAATCCTAAAAACGTATTAATCAAGGGAACAAGAGAAAAAGACACCTTTAGTTTTTGGAGTAAAAATTATAATTATATAAGAGTTTCGGCAGGGGTTGAATCCTTTTTTACCAAAAAAGATAATGCCTTAGACTTGGAGGACAAAATGCGTCGAAATTGGTCGTTTGATGAGAATAAGGAAGAATATGTTGTGTGGTCTGAAATATATGTAACCGAAGAAGGAGCAGCCAGAATGAGCAACATTGATTTTAGAAAGAAGTAA
- a CDS encoding serine hydrolase domain-containing protein, giving the protein MRNLIFISAFIFHFIMFSAYAQSDWQAEVDSIIQKNTENQQLGVTVGITKNNKLVYHNYTGLANLEYNVPFNDSTIIGLASVTKQFTAACIAVLEKQKLLSVEEDIRKYIPELKVYEKPIRIKHLLNHTSGIRNHNVLLSLQGFDYEHRGYTNEMIQNLMFRQRDVNGIAGKKMLYSNTNYVFLALIVERVSGKTIADFAKDQLFEPLGMKNTFYRKDLEEVVSNKACGYYFDGKEYKHPKSLTLCVGAGGVKTTISDISEWSKIFLDNAHPFAYIAKFLTTKDALNDGSEITQARGVFVWEYAGKTVIEHGGRDIGMRSHFICIPKEKMSIMVYANSEHINAQGIAFNILDEINNNAETVTETNEQSIYQHSKSELEKFVGSYQEKNSDLLMNFFIENDTLKVKTNMGNTAVPLISSSENTLHRLNAKNVVYAFYNTSKNNQNSDIDLGVDFGGARFYFEKVELFPAEKFNTKEYVGKFYSDELDITYHIFQEKGNLVLSFPNNENILLSSRRKDEFGTGRRMRLSFKRNKNGKIHAFKVAAEGTVKDILFERIE; this is encoded by the coding sequence ATGAGAAATTTAATTTTCATCTCTGCCTTTATATTTCATTTTATCATGTTTTCTGCTTACGCTCAATCGGATTGGCAAGCAGAAGTAGATTCTATTATTCAAAAAAATACTGAAAACCAACAACTTGGGGTTACAGTTGGCATTACAAAAAACAATAAATTAGTCTATCACAACTATACAGGCTTGGCAAATTTAGAATATAATGTTCCTTTTAACGACAGTACAATTATTGGTTTAGCTTCAGTTACGAAGCAATTTACGGCTGCTTGTATCGCTGTTTTGGAAAAACAAAAACTCTTAAGTGTGGAGGAGGACATCAGAAAATATATTCCAGAACTAAAAGTATATGAAAAACCTATCCGTATAAAACACCTTCTAAATCATACTAGTGGCATTCGAAATCACAATGTACTTTTGAGTTTACAAGGGTTTGATTATGAACATAGAGGTTATACGAATGAAATGATTCAAAATCTTATGTTTCGTCAGCGTGATGTCAATGGAATAGCAGGAAAAAAAATGCTTTATTCTAATACAAATTATGTCTTTTTAGCTCTGATTGTAGAACGAGTTTCTGGAAAAACAATAGCAGATTTTGCAAAAGATCAGCTTTTTGAACCTTTGGGAATGAAAAACACATTTTATAGAAAAGACTTAGAAGAAGTTGTTTCTAATAAAGCCTGTGGATATTATTTTGATGGCAAAGAATATAAACATCCAAAATCTTTAACTTTATGTGTTGGGGCAGGGGGAGTAAAAACAACAATTTCGGATATATCGGAGTGGTCAAAAATTTTCTTAGACAATGCTCATCCATTTGCATATATTGCAAAGTTTCTAACTACAAAAGATGCTTTAAATGATGGTTCTGAAATAACACAAGCTCGTGGCGTTTTTGTTTGGGAATATGCAGGAAAGACTGTAATAGAACATGGAGGAAGGGATATAGGCATGCGTTCTCATTTTATATGTATTCCTAAAGAAAAAATGTCAATTATGGTGTATGCTAACTCTGAACATATCAATGCACAAGGCATAGCATTCAATATTTTAGATGAAATTAATAATAATGCAGAAACTGTTACAGAAACAAACGAACAATCTATCTATCAACACTCAAAGTCAGAACTAGAAAAGTTTGTAGGCAGCTATCAAGAAAAAAATAGTGATTTGCTGATGAACTTCTTTATTGAAAACGATACACTGAAAGTCAAGACGAATATGGGAAATACTGCTGTTCCACTCATTTCAAGTTCTGAAAATACATTACATCGCCTCAATGCTAAAAATGTGGTCTATGCATTTTATAACACTTCAAAAAACAACCAAAATTCAGATATAGACCTAGGAGTAGATTTTGGGGGTGCACGTTTTTATTTTGAAAAGGTAGAGCTATTTCCAGCAGAAAAATTCAATACAAAAGAATATGTAGGAAAGTTTTATTCTGATGAATTAGATATTACCTATCATATTTTTCAAGAAAAAGGTAATTTGGTTCTTTCATTCCCAAATAATGAAAATATACTGCTTTCTTCAAGGAGAAAAGACGAGTTTGGAACAGGTCGTAGAATGCGTCTTTCATTTAAAAGAAATAAGAATGGCAAAATTCACGCTTTTAAAGTTGCAGCCGAAGGAACAGTAAAAGATATTTTATTTGAAAGGATTGAATAA
- a CDS encoding PadR family transcriptional regulator produces MKTNPSKELLKGTLTTIILRLLSEKGKMYGYQLAQCVKESTDGKILIKEGSLYPALHKLEADGLIECETKMIGKRKRKYYHLTPAGQTATEKAINELLDFLNTIHHLITTEPIYGNTQ; encoded by the coding sequence ATGAAAACAAATCCGAGCAAAGAATTACTCAAAGGAACACTGACCACCATCATACTTCGCTTGCTTTCCGAAAAAGGCAAAATGTATGGTTATCAACTGGCTCAATGTGTTAAGGAATCTACTGATGGCAAAATTTTGATAAAGGAGGGTTCTCTCTACCCTGCTTTGCACAAACTAGAAGCCGATGGTCTGATTGAATGTGAAACAAAAATGATAGGAAAACGAAAAAGGAAATACTATCATCTTACGCCAGCAGGACAAACAGCTACCGAAAAAGCTATCAACGAACTTTTAGATTTCCTAAATACTATTCATCATCTTATAACTACTGAACCTATCTATGGTAACACTCAATGA
- a CDS encoding hydroxymethylglutaryl-CoA lyase — MLKIIECPRDAMQGLSDFIDTDIKINYLNSLLKVGFDTLDFGSFVSEKAIPQMKDTAQVLEGLDVSDTKLLAVIAGYGGLKRAIEYDKIDYLGFPLSISETFQLRNTKKTIEEALEVVSDSQNLCLKHNKTLVVYLSMAFGNPYKEAYNPEIVTQFMSKLDKMEIKIVQLSDTIGSSNESNITPLFESLNKEFSHIEIGAHFHSPLRTANEKIEAAYKAGCRRFDGAMLGFGGCPMAKDELTGNIPTESILAFANMNEIETGLDMQKFAASLSKAKMVFNQKVLI; from the coding sequence ATGCTCAAGATTATAGAATGTCCTCGTGATGCAATGCAAGGACTATCTGATTTTATAGATACAGATATTAAAATAAACTATCTCAACTCGCTCTTAAAAGTAGGCTTTGATACGCTTGATTTTGGGAGTTTCGTTTCAGAAAAAGCTATTCCTCAAATGAAAGACACAGCTCAAGTGTTGGAAGGTTTAGATGTATCAGACACAAAATTATTAGCAGTCATTGCTGGTTATGGAGGACTGAAACGAGCCATTGAATACGATAAAATAGACTATTTAGGTTTTCCACTCTCTATTTCAGAAACTTTTCAACTAAGAAATACAAAAAAAACAATAGAAGAAGCCTTAGAAGTAGTGAGTGATTCTCAAAACTTGTGCTTAAAACACAATAAAACATTAGTGGTATATCTTTCTATGGCATTTGGCAATCCTTACAAAGAAGCATACAACCCAGAAATTGTAACACAATTTATGAGTAAGTTGGATAAAATGGAGATTAAAATTGTACAGCTTTCTGATACAATAGGCTCTTCCAACGAAAGCAATATCACACCTCTATTCGAATCATTAAATAAAGAGTTTTCACACATAGAAATAGGAGCACATTTTCACTCACCTCTAAGAACAGCCAACGAAAAAATTGAGGCAGCATATAAGGCTGGTTGTAGGCGTTTTGATGGTGCTATGTTAGGTTTTGGAGGGTGTCCGATGGCTAAAGACGAACTAACAGGCAATATTCCGACAGAGTCTATTTTAGCTTTTGCTAATATGAATGAAATAGAAACAGGATTAGATATGCAAAAGTTTGCAGCATCACTCAGTAAAGCAAAAATGGTTTTTAATCAGAAAGTACTTATATAG
- the mrdA gene encoding penicillin-binding protein 2: protein MNDFRRYIIQIAILIVLFIYGFQLLWLQVISDDFQHQAQNTSTRTNILYPPRGLVYDRNGKLLVENNPVFDIEIVAKEFKLKPQDTTYLCQLLRISLEEFREKLEKANHGLQRYKPYLFIKQMSVENYAKIQDELSDYEGIYPNARTIRTYPYSSFAGGLGYVREIDQRMLAKDTANYYRRGDMLGISGIERSYEEELRGKRGVQQVMYDRLGIARGSFKNGEYDTLPEAGMTLQTTIDAELQKYGEYLMQNKIGSIVAIEPTTGEVLSMVSAPTFDPNLLTGEGTEVAKNYLMLSKDPTKPLYNRALQAAYPPGSTFKIVQALIGLQDGVLDTAHTSFGCSKELVNCHNHPSPLNIHGSIQHSCNPFYYKSFIRIIRQNRSENDKEDTRIGLDRWHDHALSFGFGRQLGIDLPYESRGLMPSTAYYDRIAERRGYGWKLGNIYSLSIGQGEMSAVPLQLANFAAILANRGHYYIPHVVKKINDTTLVDKKYRTKHTTTVDKKYFPYVVDAMEDVVRAGTARRARIDDMVVCGKTGTVQNPHGEDHSIFIAFAPKDNPKIAIAVVVENSGFGGTWAAPIASLMIEKYINDTISEQNVKYKEKRIIDMNFIEQERLRLEKEAERKRQKLQKKQEEEKATLTTQKKSSPSKTEDKKNIVLADAKREDE from the coding sequence TTGAACGACTTTCGTAGATATATAATTCAAATAGCTATTCTCATAGTCTTATTCATCTATGGCTTTCAACTGCTTTGGTTGCAGGTCATTTCTGATGACTTTCAACATCAAGCACAAAATACTTCTACTCGTACTAATATTTTATATCCCCCTCGTGGCTTAGTTTATGACAGAAATGGAAAACTATTGGTAGAAAATAATCCTGTATTTGATATAGAAATAGTAGCCAAAGAATTTAAGCTCAAACCTCAAGATACCACTTATTTGTGTCAGCTTTTACGTATTTCGTTAGAAGAGTTTAGGGAAAAATTAGAAAAAGCAAACCACGGATTACAACGCTACAAGCCTTATCTATTTATCAAACAAATGTCAGTAGAGAATTATGCCAAAATTCAAGACGAACTCTCTGATTATGAAGGTATTTATCCGAATGCAAGAACTATCCGTACTTACCCTTATTCTTCTTTTGCTGGTGGGTTAGGTTACGTTCGTGAAATTGACCAACGTATGCTTGCCAAAGATACAGCAAATTATTACAGACGAGGTGATATGTTGGGAATTAGTGGTATAGAGAGAAGTTATGAAGAAGAGCTAAGAGGAAAAAGAGGAGTGCAGCAAGTTATGTATGACCGTTTGGGAATCGCTAGAGGTTCATTCAAAAACGGAGAATATGATACATTGCCAGAAGCAGGAATGACATTACAGACTACTATAGATGCAGAATTACAGAAATACGGAGAGTATTTGATGCAAAATAAAATTGGTAGTATTGTGGCGATTGAGCCAACAACAGGGGAAGTGTTGTCGATGGTTTCTGCTCCCACATTTGACCCTAATCTTCTGACAGGGGAAGGCACAGAAGTAGCCAAGAATTATTTGATGCTTTCTAAAGACCCTACAAAACCACTATACAACCGAGCTTTACAGGCTGCTTACCCTCCTGGTTCTACATTTAAGATTGTACAGGCTCTGATAGGTTTGCAAGATGGTGTATTGGATACTGCACATACCTCTTTTGGGTGTTCGAAAGAACTAGTAAATTGTCATAATCACCCTTCGCCTTTGAATATACATGGTTCTATTCAGCATTCTTGTAATCCATTTTATTATAAATCGTTTATTCGTATTATTAGGCAAAATCGTTCAGAAAATGATAAGGAAGATACTCGTATTGGTTTAGACCGTTGGCACGATCATGCTCTTTCTTTTGGTTTTGGAAGACAGTTAGGTATAGACTTGCCTTATGAGAGTAGAGGACTTATGCCTTCAACAGCTTACTACGACAGAATAGCCGAAAGGCGTGGCTATGGATGGAAGTTAGGTAATATTTATTCTCTAAGTATTGGACAGGGAGAGATGAGTGCAGTACCTTTACAACTTGCTAACTTTGCAGCCATCTTGGCAAATAGAGGACACTATTATATCCCTCATGTTGTCAAGAAAATAAATGATACTACTTTGGTAGATAAAAAATACAGAACAAAACATACAACTACTGTAGATAAAAAATATTTTCCTTATGTAGTAGATGCTATGGAGGATGTAGTGAGGGCAGGTACGGCTCGCCGAGCAAGAATAGATGATATGGTAGTCTGTGGAAAAACAGGAACAGTTCAAAACCCACACGGAGAAGACCATTCTATTTTTATAGCTTTTGCTCCAAAAGATAATCCTAAAATTGCAATCGCTGTGGTAGTAGAAAATTCAGGTTTTGGAGGAACTTGGGCAGCTCCTATAGCGAGTCTGATGATAGAAAAATACATAAATGATACTATTTCAGAGCAGAATGTAAAATATAAAGAGAAAAGAATTATAGACATGAACTTCATAGAACAAGAAAGACTTCGTTTGGAAAAAGAAGCAGAGCGCAAAAGGCAAAAGTTACAAAAAAAGCAAGAGGAAGAGAAAGCTACTCTTACCACTCAAAAAAAATCCTCCCCTAGCAAAACAGAGGATAAAAAGAATATTGTTTTGGCAGATGCAAAAAGAGAAGATGAATAG
- a CDS encoding exosortase Y-associated Wzy-like protein: MNPRYLLLYIPVFLSYLLHSTDASMAYWVAWGGSLWIYLVTFTGTVKKLPNDRPVSAQVFRPFFIVHLIFSGYMAVTSVFSYMDAMGYLYLDKVKTQESPIYISSIAYCQFLYCLGHAAYVHGLLLFLEYKKPKYVIQVSTQTSISQLLFFAALFFFVGSIAFLFIPGTAQFLIQFQLATAVFGVFSFGYSILERKKKYILITGLLFAYGEYQALISGWKEFTVLPVLLLGAILWTYHKKIILIASPFMLFLFLFIIPYYTGIVRQLSWSGEVESTQAAAIALNRVSNENLDGLLEDNWMFLTHRLSEIQMFIVYVNRVPSEVPYMTSDILMQSLETIPPRILYPNKPIPENIIMDRVYKIGAVGSGTGVSAKPAFIADAYIVRGEIGVFCALFLLGMFITFISKKTESMFGGYAIGSGCIFLALYYILIRGNAFEYVANTIFWSTVTMYLLFYLARQFNIIVRNPDYE, translated from the coding sequence ATGAATCCACGTTATCTATTACTTTACATACCCGTTTTTCTCTCTTATTTATTACACTCAACAGATGCCTCCATGGCGTATTGGGTAGCTTGGGGAGGCTCTCTTTGGATATATTTAGTAACATTTACAGGAACAGTAAAAAAACTGCCTAACGACCGTCCTGTTTCGGCTCAAGTATTTCGCCCCTTCTTTATAGTTCATCTTATTTTTTCAGGATATATGGCCGTAACTTCTGTATTTTCCTATATGGATGCTATGGGGTATTTATATCTTGATAAAGTGAAAACACAAGAGTCTCCTATATATATATCAAGCATTGCCTATTGTCAGTTTTTATACTGTTTAGGACATGCTGCCTATGTACACGGATTACTATTATTTTTAGAATATAAAAAACCAAAATATGTTATTCAAGTCTCTACTCAGACTTCTATTTCACAACTGTTATTCTTTGCTGCATTATTTTTCTTTGTTGGTAGTATAGCTTTTCTTTTTATACCAGGGACAGCACAATTTTTAATACAATTTCAACTTGCTACTGCTGTTTTTGGAGTATTTTCATTTGGATATTCCATATTAGAGAGAAAAAAGAAATATATACTGATTACAGGACTTTTGTTTGCTTATGGAGAGTATCAAGCACTTATTTCTGGTTGGAAAGAATTTACTGTACTTCCTGTACTTCTATTAGGAGCAATACTATGGACATATCATAAGAAAATTATTTTGATAGCCTCTCCTTTTATGTTGTTCCTCTTTCTATTTATTATTCCATATTATACTGGAATTGTAAGACAACTTAGTTGGAGTGGAGAGGTAGAATCCACACAAGCTGCTGCTATTGCATTAAATAGGGTCAGTAATGAAAATTTGGATGGTTTGTTGGAAGATAACTGGATGTTTCTGACACACCGTTTATCTGAAATCCAAATGTTTATAGTCTATGTAAATAGAGTACCCTCTGAAGTACCATACATGACCTCAGATATTCTTATGCAGTCTTTAGAGACTATTCCTCCAAGAATCCTTTATCCTAATAAACCTATTCCTGAAAATATCATTATGGATAGAGTATATAAAATAGGAGCTGTGGGTTCGGGAACAGGCGTATCGGCAAAACCAGCATTTATTGCTGATGCTTATATAGTAAGAGGGGAAATTGGTGTTTTTTGTGCTTTATTTCTTTTAGGAATGTTTATAACATTTATATCGAAAAAGACAGAATCTATGTTTGGTGGATATGCTATTGGGTCTGGTTGTATATTTTTAGCATTGTATTACATCTTGATTAGAGGAAATGCTTTTGAATATGTTGCCAATACTATTTTTTGGAGTACAGTTACTATGTATTTACTTTTTTATCTTGCTAGACAGTTCAATATAATTGTCAGAAATCCTGATTATGAATAG